One window from the genome of Maridesulfovibrio ferrireducens encodes:
- the rlmD gene encoding 23S rRNA (uracil(1939)-C(5))-methyltransferase RlmD — MTNENNALAKGSTIEIEIESLAFGGQGIARHEGLTIFVDNAVPGQVLSCEITKLKKRFAFAKRLEVITHSKEEATPFCEHFGTCGGCLHQDIDYKSQTYWKGRQVSDTLARIGKISKETDGMGKDTLGSPLETGYRNRMNFSFQGYGDELTVGFKKRGSETEVVSVGTCPLLPESCKNIPAMVQSYCSKSKYGTYRHGKGGYWRKLVVRVSHESGKIMIHVITAPSKTHSAIKGLEELLFAEIPDLKTFAHSTRIGRPDIAAGERLISLKGEPFITETLKKSDGTPVSYKISPNAFFQTNSAGAEVLFQNCLDMAAPAASDVVYDLFCGSGGIGMFMASSVKKVIGFELSKETVLSARENAELNNIENCQYITANLADKDGIPVELPKPNVIVLDPPRSGVPAPTLARILSMAPEKIIYVSCNPSTLARDAERLEEKYTLTKFSSVDMFPHTAHIECIALLTRHGKS; from the coding sequence ATGACTAATGAAAACAATGCCCTTGCAAAGGGCAGTACTATAGAAATTGAGATTGAGTCTTTAGCGTTCGGAGGACAGGGTATTGCCCGCCATGAAGGATTGACAATTTTTGTGGACAACGCAGTACCCGGACAGGTTTTGAGTTGTGAAATAACCAAACTCAAAAAAAGATTTGCCTTCGCTAAACGTCTTGAAGTTATCACTCACTCCAAAGAAGAAGCTACACCTTTTTGTGAACACTTCGGAACCTGCGGCGGCTGCCTGCATCAGGACATTGATTACAAGTCGCAGACATACTGGAAAGGACGCCAAGTCAGCGACACTTTAGCCAGAATCGGTAAAATTTCAAAAGAGACCGATGGCATGGGTAAAGATACTCTGGGGTCGCCTCTTGAAACAGGCTACCGCAATAGAATGAATTTTTCTTTTCAGGGATATGGAGATGAGCTGACCGTAGGTTTTAAAAAACGCGGTTCTGAAACAGAAGTAGTCAGTGTCGGCACATGCCCTTTGCTACCGGAATCCTGCAAAAATATTCCTGCTATGGTTCAGTCGTACTGCTCAAAAAGCAAGTACGGAACATACAGGCATGGTAAAGGCGGTTATTGGCGCAAACTGGTTGTCAGAGTTTCACACGAAAGTGGTAAGATCATGATTCACGTCATTACCGCACCTTCAAAAACTCACAGCGCTATTAAAGGACTCGAAGAACTTCTGTTCGCCGAAATTCCAGATCTTAAAACCTTTGCGCATTCTACACGCATCGGCAGACCTGACATTGCTGCGGGAGAACGCCTTATTTCCCTCAAGGGAGAACCGTTCATCACCGAAACTCTGAAAAAATCCGACGGCACTCCTGTCAGCTATAAAATCAGCCCTAACGCATTCTTCCAGACCAATTCAGCCGGAGCGGAAGTCCTTTTCCAGAACTGTCTTGATATGGCTGCCCCTGCTGCAAGCGACGTAGTCTACGATCTTTTCTGCGGATCAGGCGGAATCGGAATGTTTATGGCAAGTTCAGTTAAAAAAGTTATCGGTTTCGAACTTTCTAAGGAAACCGTTCTTTCTGCCAGAGAAAACGCCGAACTGAATAACATAGAAAACTGTCAGTATATCACAGCCAATCTAGCAGATAAAGACGGAATTCCCGTGGAACTGCCAAAGCCGAACGTTATTGTATTAGATCCGCCTAGAAGCGGAGTTCCAGCACCGACTTTAGCCAGAATATTATCTATGGCTCCTGAAAAGATTATTTACGTTTCCTGCAACCCATCCACTCTTGCCCGTGATGCGGAGAGGCTGGAAGAGAAGTACACACTTACAAAATTCAGTTCTGTAGATATGTTTCCGCATACTGCACACATTGAATGTATTGCTTTGTTGACTAGACACGGCAAAAGCTGA
- a CDS encoding septal ring lytic transglycosylase RlpA family protein: protein MFKRFLLMLLVLFIFASAAFAAEQADNGTEGNSTSIIDEAPAQVIPADYTEEGVASWYGEKFQGKVTASGEPYDMEKLTAAHNYLPLGVKVTVTNLGSGKSVAVTINDRGPFVPDRIIDLSRAAAEKLGFIDAGKANVRIEPYRPEVKKEIVAAPVVTKLYGAFYIQVGAYKIKENADRLIERLGKAGFNNARLVRVVTDSAQIFKVQLGMYKTLASARKASLKIGAGFPGTFVLADVIQE from the coding sequence ATGTTTAAACGATTTTTATTAATGCTGCTTGTGCTTTTTATTTTTGCATCCGCTGCATTTGCTGCAGAGCAGGCTGATAACGGTACTGAGGGGAATTCAACTTCTATTATAGATGAAGCTCCTGCTCAGGTTATCCCCGCTGACTATACAGAAGAAGGCGTCGCTTCATGGTACGGAGAAAAATTTCAGGGAAAAGTAACTGCCAGCGGTGAACCTTATGATATGGAAAAGCTGACCGCAGCCCATAATTATCTGCCACTTGGAGTAAAAGTTACTGTTACAAATCTTGGTTCCGGTAAAAGTGTTGCCGTAACTATTAATGACAGAGGTCCGTTTGTGCCGGACCGGATTATAGATCTTTCCCGCGCGGCAGCGGAGAAGCTCGGATTTATCGATGCAGGCAAAGCTAATGTCCGTATTGAGCCTTACCGCCCGGAAGTGAAAAAAGAAATTGTCGCTGCGCCTGTAGTTACAAAACTTTATGGTGCTTTTTATATTCAGGTTGGAGCATATAAGATTAAAGAAAATGCTGATAGATTGATTGAACGACTCGGAAAGGCCGGTTTTAATAATGCCAGACTTGTACGGGTTGTGACTGACAGTGCTCAAATATTCAAGGTTCAGTTGGGAATGTATAAAACTCTCGCCAGTGCGCGTAAAGCTTCACTGAAAATCGGTGCCGGTTTTCCCGGAACATTTGTACTCGCGGATGTGATTCAGGAGTAG
- a CDS encoding FxsA family protein: MLGKLFLAFVIIPIFDLYLLVQIGSEIGTLNTVMLVLLTAFIGASLARSQGMSTMQKVRESMDQGIMPAEEILDAVIIFAAGLVLLTPGFITDALGLLLLFPPTRGYFKRWLRIQMEEWKKKPNVHMTYHQTEFKAWTNQDQNSQRIDNVIDIETSNPNDKDTPLQ; encoded by the coding sequence ATGCTTGGCAAACTATTTTTAGCCTTTGTTATTATACCGATCTTTGATTTATACCTACTAGTACAGATAGGTTCAGAAATCGGCACACTTAACACAGTTATGCTGGTTCTGCTCACAGCTTTCATCGGAGCATCCCTCGCCCGTTCGCAAGGCATGTCTACAATGCAGAAAGTACGCGAAAGCATGGATCAAGGAATCATGCCCGCCGAAGAAATTCTCGATGCAGTCATCATATTTGCAGCAGGACTGGTTCTGCTCACCCCCGGATTTATCACCGATGCACTTGGCCTTCTCTTACTCTTCCCGCCCACACGTGGATATTTTAAACGCTGGTTACGCATCCAGATGGAAGAATGGAAGAAAAAACCTAACGTCCACATGACCTACCATCAGACAGAGTTCAAAGCTTGGACGAATCAGGACCAGAACTCACAAAGAATCGATAACGTTATCGACATTGAAACCAGTAATCCGAACGATAAAGATACACCTCTTCAATAA
- a CDS encoding sulfite exporter TauE/SafE family protein, with protein sequence MTPFIAVPLILLSSGFLQGLTGFGSALIAMPLLAFIIDIKTAVAVCTLCGVTITLRMCLNLRSSLDLKKIMPLIIGSVPGSIFGTLVLKELDGHIITLFLGILVSGYATYSLFVKPVALKLKPAWGLLAGFLTGSITAAISAGGPPTLIYSSLMGWKKNELKATLSGFFLAAAVMGATGHLLSGLTTLYVLKLFLASIIPIQLGVYLGHTLSGKVSEGLYKRMVMILLVFMGIMLIFQSTG encoded by the coding sequence ATGACACCTTTTATAGCTGTACCATTAATACTTCTAAGTTCAGGCTTTTTGCAAGGTTTAACCGGCTTCGGTTCAGCACTTATTGCAATGCCACTTCTTGCTTTTATCATCGACATTAAAACGGCTGTTGCCGTCTGCACTCTCTGCGGGGTTACCATCACCCTCAGAATGTGTCTCAATTTACGCTCAAGCCTTGACCTTAAAAAAATTATGCCTCTGATTATAGGCAGTGTACCCGGATCAATTTTCGGGACTCTCGTCCTGAAAGAACTGGACGGTCATATTATAACATTATTTCTCGGAATCCTTGTGTCGGGCTACGCAACATATTCCCTGTTCGTCAAACCTGTTGCCCTGAAATTAAAACCCGCATGGGGACTTCTTGCAGGCTTTTTAACAGGATCTATAACCGCAGCAATAAGTGCCGGCGGACCACCGACTTTAATTTATTCCTCCCTTATGGGTTGGAAAAAAAATGAGCTAAAAGCCACGCTGTCCGGTTTTTTTCTGGCAGCAGCGGTAATGGGAGCAACAGGACATCTTTTAAGCGGCTTGACCACCCTGTATGTCCTCAAATTATTTCTAGCTTCCATTATTCCTATTCAACTGGGAGTTTACCTTGGTCACACTCTTTCAGGAAAGGTTTCTGAAGGATTATATAAAAGAATGGTCATGATTCTGCTTGTCTTCATGGGAATCATGCTTATTTTTCAAAGCACCGGATAA
- a CDS encoding 30S ribosomal protein S1, with protein MSEQNLEANGEENFAELFEAFQSESNDNLQVGDLVKGTVISITKDSVFIDTGSKVDGIVNRDELLDPEGELTVKDGDSVELYVISIDSNGISLSKAMSGAGGLNMLREAYESGVPVEGKVTETCKGGFRVSMMHRKVFCPVSQIDATFVETPEDYVGDTHNFKVIKFEEGGRNVVVSRRALLEVEQEKFREKFVAEVEPGTVLEGKVTKLMAFGAFVELVPGVEGMVHVSELSWSRSAKPEDVVQPGDKITVRVLSIEPRKDGKGLKIGLSLKQLQADPWDEIGDKFKAGDKITGTVARCADFGVFVEIAPGIEGLVHISEMSYTKRVHKPADEVTPGQEVSVMIKDLDPVKRRIALSMKDAEGDPWLDAADSFKVGTEVEGVVENKAEFGIFVSLAPGITGLLPMSRISRSERKSELEALTPGQKVKLLIEELNLADRKVTLNAGDPKEDIDWKKYAKPAASKKSAPRKSEPKITTSGDSSGFGALLGMKLQEAMKNKK; from the coding sequence ATGTCCGAGCAAAACTTGGAAGCAAATGGCGAAGAAAACTTTGCCGAACTTTTTGAAGCTTTTCAGTCAGAATCAAACGACAACCTTCAAGTCGGTGATCTAGTTAAAGGAACTGTAATTTCAATCACTAAGGATTCCGTGTTCATAGACACCGGATCCAAAGTCGATGGAATAGTTAACCGTGACGAGCTCCTCGATCCCGAAGGCGAACTGACTGTTAAAGACGGAGACTCCGTAGAACTCTACGTAATCTCCATCGACAGCAATGGAATCAGCCTATCCAAAGCCATGTCCGGCGCAGGCGGCTTGAATATGCTTCGTGAAGCATACGAAAGCGGCGTTCCGGTAGAAGGTAAGGTTACAGAAACCTGCAAAGGCGGTTTCAGAGTTAGCATGATGCACCGCAAGGTGTTCTGCCCCGTCAGCCAGATTGACGCAACTTTCGTGGAAACCCCCGAAGATTACGTGGGTGATACACACAACTTTAAGGTCATCAAGTTTGAGGAAGGCGGTCGCAACGTAGTTGTATCCCGCAGAGCTCTTCTTGAAGTTGAACAGGAAAAATTCCGCGAGAAATTTGTCGCGGAAGTTGAGCCTGGAACAGTTCTTGAGGGTAAAGTTACCAAACTCATGGCCTTCGGCGCATTTGTGGAACTTGTTCCCGGTGTGGAAGGAATGGTTCACGTTTCAGAACTTAGCTGGTCACGTTCGGCTAAACCTGAAGACGTAGTTCAGCCCGGTGATAAAATCACTGTCAGAGTCCTTTCCATTGAACCTCGCAAAGACGGCAAAGGACTTAAAATCGGTCTTTCTCTCAAGCAGCTTCAGGCTGATCCTTGGGACGAAATCGGTGACAAGTTTAAAGCCGGCGACAAAATTACCGGAACAGTTGCCCGTTGCGCAGACTTCGGTGTATTTGTTGAAATCGCTCCCGGTATCGAAGGTCTCGTTCATATCTCTGAAATGAGTTATACCAAACGCGTCCACAAACCAGCTGATGAAGTCACTCCCGGACAGGAAGTTTCTGTCATGATCAAAGATCTTGACCCAGTCAAACGCCGTATTGCTCTCAGCATGAAAGATGCTGAAGGTGATCCATGGCTTGACGCGGCAGACTCTTTCAAAGTCGGAACAGAAGTAGAAGGCGTTGTTGAAAACAAAGCTGAATTCGGAATTTTCGTGAGCCTTGCTCCCGGCATAACCGGACTTCTACCAATGTCACGCATCTCCCGTTCAGAAAGGAAAAGCGAACTGGAAGCACTGACTCCCGGTCAAAAAGTTAAACTTCTCATTGAAGAACTTAACTTAGCTGATCGTAAGGTAACCCTGAACGCAGGTGATCCTAAAGAAGATATCGACTGGAAGAAGTACGCAAAACCTGCTGCTTCTAAAAAGTCAGCTCCCCGTAAATCCGAGCCTAAAATCACCACTTCCGGTGATTCCAGCGGATTTGGAGCACTTCTTGGAATGAAACTCCAAGAAGCTATGAAGAACAAGAAATAA
- a CDS encoding acyl-CoA dehydratase activase, producing MIAGIDIGSRSMELVLLDKNEMVLERKLPTTFDPASQLKIILDGVKADLISATGYGRKLVTEEICGAPCVSLTEIKAYALGISYLFPEARTILDIGGQDTKAISLMKNGKVAKFEMNDRCAAGTGKFLEHLATVFQLPIEEFGNYALGGTEPLTINSMCTVFAETEATSLMAQGKNPRDIALGLHASIVRRTTNMLHRVGLSEPFVFAGGVANNPCVINMLTDALNIKPLVPEGPDMVGALGSALYGKSLTEIS from the coding sequence ATGATTGCTGGAATTGATATAGGCTCACGATCAATGGAATTAGTTCTGCTTGATAAAAATGAAATGGTACTTGAACGCAAATTACCCACAACTTTCGATCCTGCCTCACAATTAAAAATCATTCTGGACGGAGTCAAAGCGGATCTGATTTCCGCAACGGGCTACGGCAGAAAGCTTGTCACCGAAGAAATATGCGGAGCACCTTGCGTATCTCTGACAGAAATAAAAGCTTACGCACTCGGCATTTCATACCTTTTCCCTGAAGCACGGACCATCCTCGATATAGGCGGACAGGACACTAAAGCAATCTCACTTATGAAAAACGGTAAAGTTGCCAAATTCGAAATGAATGATCGCTGCGCAGCCGGAACAGGAAAATTTCTTGAACATCTGGCTACAGTCTTTCAACTCCCCATCGAAGAATTCGGAAATTACGCTCTCGGGGGAACCGAACCGCTCACAATAAACAGCATGTGCACCGTTTTTGCGGAGACAGAAGCAACCTCACTTATGGCTCAAGGTAAAAATCCTCGTGATATAGCTCTTGGTTTACATGCTTCCATTGTGCGCCGCACAACAAATATGCTGCACAGAGTGGGACTGTCTGAACCCTTTGTTTTTGCAGGAGGAGTTGCCAACAACCCCTGTGTTATCAACATGTTAACAGACGCACTCAACATTAAACCGCTAGTTCCGGAAGGCCCGGATATGGTCGGAGCACTCGGTTCTGCCCTCTACGGAAAGTCCTTAACTGAAATATCTTGA
- a CDS encoding double-cubane-cluster-containing anaerobic reductase, with the protein MSESAYKEMWENLNLDVAAHDGLLEVLGKFYGDIYMSQQGRLQGMEYLDFVLSEVHGLRIKELMDAKAEGKKIIGTFCVFVPEELSLAVEAVQVGLCAGADAGTEAAETVVPRNTCALIKSFIGFKMAKICPYTESCDLIIGETTCDGKKKAYEAFGEMAPMHIMEVPQRKEASDRVLWKSEVLRLKDELEKLTGKTVTAESLKKGIKIVNEKRRALQRLNKLRAAKPTPISGRDVLLINQVSFYDDPIRFTASINDLCDQIDERIAKSEGIVPENTPRLMLSGCPMAVPNWKLPYIIESSGAVVVAEESCIGTRNSRDLVDESGETVEEMIDAICDRYMKIDCACFTPNNERMDNIKELAEEAGVDGVIHYSLMFCQPYTHETFKVEKALAGQDVPMLAIETDYSMEDVEQLKTRVEAFVEMIS; encoded by the coding sequence ATGTCAGAATCAGCTTATAAAGAAATGTGGGAAAATCTGAACCTTGATGTCGCGGCCCATGACGGGTTGCTTGAAGTACTGGGTAAGTTCTACGGTGACATTTATATGAGCCAGCAAGGCCGCCTACAGGGCATGGAATACCTCGACTTCGTACTTTCGGAAGTGCATGGACTCCGCATTAAGGAACTGATGGATGCCAAAGCTGAAGGCAAAAAAATCATCGGAACTTTCTGCGTTTTCGTCCCCGAAGAACTGTCTCTCGCTGTTGAAGCCGTTCAGGTCGGGCTTTGCGCCGGAGCGGATGCCGGAACTGAAGCCGCCGAAACTGTCGTCCCCCGTAACACTTGCGCGCTGATCAAGTCTTTCATCGGTTTCAAAATGGCGAAAATCTGTCCTTACACCGAATCATGCGACCTTATCATCGGTGAAACAACCTGTGACGGAAAGAAAAAAGCATACGAAGCTTTCGGCGAAATGGCCCCCATGCACATTATGGAAGTGCCGCAACGCAAAGAAGCAAGTGACAGAGTTTTGTGGAAATCCGAAGTTCTGCGTCTGAAAGATGAACTTGAAAAACTTACAGGCAAAACTGTCACGGCTGAATCCCTTAAAAAGGGTATCAAAATTGTTAACGAGAAAAGACGCGCTCTGCAAAGGCTCAACAAACTGCGCGCAGCCAAGCCTACACCTATTTCGGGTCGTGATGTTCTACTTATTAATCAGGTCAGCTTTTACGATGATCCGATTCGTTTTACTGCGTCCATCAACGACTTGTGTGATCAGATTGACGAGCGTATTGCAAAGAGCGAAGGAATCGTCCCTGAAAATACTCCCAGACTTATGCTTTCCGGCTGCCCGATGGCTGTTCCCAACTGGAAACTTCCTTACATTATAGAAAGTTCCGGCGCAGTTGTTGTTGCAGAAGAATCCTGCATCGGAACACGCAACAGCCGCGACCTTGTTGATGAATCAGGCGAAACCGTTGAAGAAATGATTGATGCGATATGCGATCGTTATATGAAAATAGACTGTGCCTGCTTCACCCCCAACAACGAACGCATGGATAACATTAAAGAGCTTGCCGAAGAAGCAGGCGTCGACGGCGTTATTCATTACTCACTCATGTTCTGCCAGCCTTACACTCATGAAACATTCAAAGTGGAAAAAGCTCTTGCAGGACAGGATGTGCCTATGCTCGCAATCGAAACGGATTACAGCATGGAAGATGTGGAACAGCTCAAAACAAGAGTTGAAGCCTTTGTGGAAATGATTTCCTAA
- a CDS encoding SidJ-related pseudokinase: MKKAEATAYARGLIPEREFCAAYMDLRNLRGILQKSPDCADYEIIKAVWDVIIEQRYSDQTMSRLLYRECSKSLAAVGASCTDSELSSQALSLQVQAASTCSEHASIEASGGLGVLPFELVLPDSPAKFSGRSPSISWNELLKAGEVTGEPVFSGRSAVIQSAGDNQIFTIKIARAGELPAGLHLEGKWMEKLFDDAQSCSVRFDCPRPFSVSGQIVFKITDLPEDGPVNLHKEGYAMAYHAHSDYFVYPNDDREGRRTGPQDFLEIMSRNSYIMGWLAGRGIVHDAPIPLFHNRVQAIRRTDEGVYQWHRFGRLDRWLESCRFPNFGLSGLRDFEHLQVMKPGSDKFYRAVGSHFMSILLVIGSWFRAQNPELCGLDENDEPVDARALFDPEFFEKAVMSCFGEYYRGFTGIEFQHEIDLHPAKLVKCMIDEMGVDQHMFEVMRVVDQDILEDQEFRDYLLKYGMAPEKVVIITKGEADIPLVTGPHLGDFNGAISLPEIIEWSAMAAGCCIAAKSLGGRWGGARLGVV; this comes from the coding sequence TTGAAGAAAGCGGAAGCAACGGCTTATGCTCGCGGTTTAATTCCTGAAAGGGAATTTTGCGCTGCTTATATGGATCTGAGAAATTTGAGAGGAATTCTACAAAAGAGTCCCGACTGTGCTGACTATGAAATAATAAAAGCTGTATGGGATGTGATTATCGAGCAGAGATATTCAGATCAGACCATGTCACGCCTTCTTTATAGAGAGTGCTCCAAATCCCTTGCGGCTGTGGGGGCATCCTGCACTGATTCAGAACTTTCTTCACAGGCGCTTAGTCTTCAAGTGCAGGCCGCAAGTACCTGTTCCGAACATGCCTCAATAGAGGCTTCCGGCGGACTTGGCGTGTTACCGTTTGAGCTGGTTCTTCCAGATTCTCCAGCTAAATTTTCAGGAAGATCTCCGTCTATATCTTGGAATGAGCTCCTGAAAGCCGGAGAAGTTACCGGCGAGCCTGTATTTTCAGGTCGTAGCGCCGTGATACAGTCTGCGGGTGATAACCAAATTTTTACAATCAAAATTGCGCGTGCGGGAGAACTCCCTGCCGGTCTTCATCTTGAAGGTAAATGGATGGAAAAGCTTTTTGATGATGCGCAGTCCTGCTCAGTGCGTTTTGACTGTCCCCGTCCTTTTTCTGTTTCGGGTCAGATTGTTTTTAAGATTACGGATCTGCCGGAAGACGGCCCTGTTAATTTGCACAAAGAAGGCTATGCAATGGCCTATCATGCTCATAGCGATTATTTTGTCTACCCTAACGATGACAGGGAAGGCAGGCGTACGGGACCGCAGGATTTCTTAGAAATAATGTCCCGTAATTCATATATAATGGGCTGGCTCGCAGGCAGAGGCATTGTACACGATGCCCCCATCCCGTTGTTTCACAACAGAGTTCAGGCCATCCGCCGCACAGACGAAGGTGTGTACCAGTGGCACAGATTCGGGCGGCTTGATCGCTGGCTTGAGTCTTGCCGATTCCCGAATTTCGGTCTCTCTGGATTGCGCGATTTTGAACATTTGCAAGTTATGAAACCCGGTTCAGATAAATTTTACAGGGCTGTCGGTTCACATTTTATGAGTATACTGCTGGTCATTGGGAGTTGGTTCAGGGCGCAGAATCCCGAGCTTTGCGGGCTGGATGAAAATGATGAACCTGTCGATGCGCGCGCTCTTTTTGATCCTGAATTTTTTGAAAAAGCTGTGATGTCCTGTTTTGGAGAATATTATCGAGGTTTTACGGGAATAGAGTTTCAGCACGAAATTGACTTGCATCCTGCTAAACTCGTAAAGTGCATGATTGATGAAATGGGTGTTGATCAGCATATGTTCGAGGTCATGCGGGTTGTTGATCAGGATATTCTGGAAGATCAGGAGTTTCGTGATTATTTGTTGAAATATGGAATGGCACCTGAGAAAGTTGTAATAATTACGAAAGGTGAGGCTGATATCCCACTGGTAACAGGGCCGCATCTAGGTGATTTCAACGGGGCTATATCTCTACCCGAAATAATAGAATGGTCCGCAATGGCGGCAGGGTGTTGCATTGCGGCCAAGTCGCTTGGTGGTAGGTGGGGTGGTGCTAGGCTTGGTGTGGTGTAG
- the pbpC gene encoding penicillin-binding protein 1C translates to MNRHKKLMIILGGIAFCFAAFFALDIIFPFPEHKLHPATATVVYDRDHKPLRIFLPSDGARRMHTDISTISPILIRSLIASEDGLFEYHPGINPISALRAAVSNIKAGHIVSGASTIPMQIARMAEPKSRTMSSKLKESFRAIQLKLHHSNEELLGIYLNMLPYGGNIEGVAAASHFYFGHDPSTLSLAQSALLTTLPRGPAYYDPIRHPKQAKQGRNLVMDQLEKHGVFPTAEVERNKKVPLPTAIRPVPLKAPHFCRMALERSGSTPEIVTTLDYVLQQTAEERLKNHVSRLRNDDIDNAACVIIHIPTREIRALVGSADFFEKGYGGAINLAETKRSPGSTLKPFLYALAMDKGLMAPASFLYDIPVDYSGYSPENYDQTWSGQVEMRDALARSLNVPAVKTLAQTGVPDFVDLLRKGGLTTLNKNPMEYGLPLALGGCEVKLTKLTNLYASLADSGKYRPFKIAPSTNDISSQLFSPEASWITLQMLSKVSRPEMNDTWMLTNDMPEAGWKTGTSFGHRDAWALGISGDYAVGVWVGNPDGRPRKGISGASHAGPLLFDLLRAASPRGKLPHQPEGAGITEIKVCAHSHQLPGPFCTEKITIQTLSGKTQLTPCKYCRQIFIDPKSGFRLSGECLDRKKLERKIIRTLPAQLARWRAENNMEVPTVPPLAPDCDLIPAGNAPRIISPASTTPYLLRKGTPLKYQQIGLKANAEADSGTLHWFLDGRLINKGEFNQKLFTEVKAGKHKISVTDSLGRTDSVLFEVRGGK, encoded by the coding sequence TTGAACAGACATAAAAAATTAATGATTATTCTTGGCGGCATTGCTTTTTGCTTTGCCGCCTTTTTTGCTTTGGATATAATTTTTCCTTTCCCTGAGCATAAGCTTCATCCCGCAACCGCTACGGTTGTTTATGATCGAGATCACAAACCCCTGCGTATTTTTCTGCCTTCGGATGGAGCGCGGCGGATGCATACGGACATTTCAACAATTTCACCGATTCTGATACGCTCGCTCATAGCTTCGGAAGATGGGTTATTTGAGTATCATCCGGGCATTAATCCAATCTCAGCTCTGCGCGCAGCTGTTTCTAACATAAAAGCAGGCCATATTGTTTCCGGCGCATCTACTATCCCCATGCAAATTGCACGCATGGCGGAACCAAAATCACGTACGATGTCGTCTAAACTGAAAGAATCGTTCAGAGCAATACAACTTAAATTACATCACTCAAACGAGGAACTGCTCGGAATATATCTGAACATGCTTCCTTATGGAGGTAATATCGAAGGAGTCGCGGCGGCCTCACATTTCTACTTCGGACATGATCCATCTACTCTTTCACTTGCACAATCGGCACTACTCACCACCCTGCCCCGTGGACCTGCTTATTATGATCCAATCAGGCACCCCAAGCAGGCTAAACAGGGCCGTAATCTTGTAATGGATCAACTGGAAAAGCATGGAGTTTTCCCCACCGCAGAAGTTGAGCGAAATAAAAAAGTTCCTCTTCCAACCGCAATACGCCCCGTACCACTGAAAGCACCTCACTTTTGCCGCATGGCGCTTGAGCGAAGCGGTTCAACTCCTGAAATCGTCACGACTTTAGATTATGTTTTACAACAAACTGCGGAAGAACGGCTGAAAAATCATGTTTCACGTTTGCGAAATGATGATATCGACAACGCCGCGTGTGTCATCATTCATATTCCCACACGGGAAATCCGCGCGCTGGTCGGTTCCGCTGATTTTTTTGAAAAAGGGTACGGCGGCGCGATTAATCTAGCTGAAACCAAACGCTCCCCCGGTTCAACGCTCAAACCTTTTCTCTATGCGCTGGCAATGGATAAGGGCCTCATGGCGCCCGCATCCTTTCTATATGATATACCTGTAGATTATTCGGGTTACTCGCCTGAAAATTATGACCAGACATGGAGCGGACAGGTTGAAATGCGTGACGCACTCGCCCGTTCTCTTAATGTTCCGGCAGTAAAAACTTTAGCTCAAACAGGCGTTCCTGATTTTGTAGATCTGCTCAGAAAAGGCGGGCTGACGACCTTAAATAAAAATCCGATGGAATATGGGTTGCCGCTGGCCCTCGGCGGGTGCGAAGTAAAACTCACGAAACTGACAAATTTATATGCCAGCCTAGCTGATAGTGGAAAATATCGCCCTTTCAAAATCGCGCCATCTACAAATGACATAAGTTCGCAATTATTTTCACCTGAAGCATCATGGATTACGCTTCAAATGCTTTCAAAAGTATCAAGACCGGAAATGAATGATACATGGATGCTGACAAACGACATGCCGGAAGCGGGATGGAAAACAGGAACATCCTTCGGACACAGAGATGCGTGGGCATTGGGTATTTCCGGTGATTACGCAGTGGGAGTATGGGTGGGGAATCCTGACGGAAGACCACGCAAAGGAATATCAGGAGCTTCCCATGCCGGTCCGCTGCTTTTTGATTTACTACGCGCGGCATCCCCCAGAGGAAAACTTCCGCATCAGCCAGAAGGAGCAGGAATAACCGAAATAAAAGTCTGCGCACACAGCCATCAGTTGCCCGGTCCTTTCTGTACAGAAAAAATCACCATACAGACCCTGTCCGGCAAAACACAGCTTACCCCCTGCAAATATTGCAGACAGATTTTCATAGATCCTAAAAGCGGATTCCGTCTTTCCGGTGAATGTTTAGACCGTAAAAAGCTTGAAAGAAAAATTATCAGAACGCTTCCAGCTCAACTTGCCAGATGGCGTGCTGAAAACAACATGGAAGTACCGACAGTTCCGCCACTTGCGCCCGACTGTGATTTAATTCCGGCAGGTAATGCGCCGAGAATTATTTCACCGGCTTCAACCACACCCTATCTATTAAGAAAAGGAACGCCTCTAAAATATCAACAGATAGGACTGAAAGCGAATGCAGAAGCCGACAGCGGAACACTGCACTGGTTTCTAGACGGAAGGCTGATCAACAAAGGGGAATTCAATCAAAAACTTTTCACCGAAGTTAAAGCTGGAAAACATAAAATATCCGTGACGGATTCACTGGGCCGGACCGATTCGGTTTTATTTGAAGTGCGGGGCGGGAAATAG